A genomic region of Candidatus Zixiibacteriota bacterium contains the following coding sequences:
- a CDS encoding serine acetyltransferase codes for MRGAFREDLNKFYRIQFGTERVAVWRRLRFWIRSFGLHCVAVYRFGKMTERVRRRNVVLGLPLVLVHFVLNYGMQFFHHVNIDDADVGPGFYIGHVGTIYIGPVKIGANFSVTHNVTIGVGHSEGKTGTPTIGDNVWVGTGSVISGLITLGNQVTISNGTMLTRSVPDRCLVAGNPGRVIMNDFDNSQLFALPKFDKPAEPETPNVGADVSDDRARSRD; via the coding sequence ATGAGAGGCGCATTTCGCGAAGATCTGAACAAGTTTTACCGGATTCAATTCGGGACTGAACGAGTCGCTGTGTGGCGACGACTGCGGTTTTGGATCCGCAGTTTCGGGCTGCATTGCGTGGCCGTCTATCGTTTCGGGAAGATGACGGAGCGCGTGCGGCGGCGAAATGTGGTGCTGGGGCTGCCGCTGGTGCTGGTTCACTTCGTATTGAACTACGGCATGCAATTTTTCCATCACGTCAACATTGATGATGCCGACGTCGGGCCGGGGTTCTATATCGGGCACGTCGGCACGATCTACATCGGACCGGTCAAGATCGGCGCGAACTTCTCGGTGACGCACAATGTGACGATCGGCGTCGGTCATTCCGAAGGCAAGACGGGTACGCCGACCATCGGCGACAACGTCTGGGTCGGCACGGGCTCGGTGATCTCCGGGTTGATTACCCTGGGTAACCAGGTGACGATCTCGAACGGGACGATGCTGACGCGCAGCGTGCCGGACCGGTGTCTGGTGGCGGGCAATCCGGGGCGAGTGATCATGAACGATTTCGACAACAGCCAATTGTTTGCGCTGCCGAAGTTCGACAAGCCGGCGGAACCCGAGACCCCAAATGTGGGGGCGGATGTCAGCGATGACCGCGCCAGATCACGAGACTAA
- a CDS encoding CpsD/CapB family tyrosine-protein kinase: MAKDKRQSILDHYKFDSVVGTELRRLLHNVTRPIKGSAPHSILVTSAVSGEGKSTIASMLAITSAQHKKRKTLLIDSDLRRPIIHRMFGLENSIGFADLMAEKVEFEATLKSTPLEHLWILPAGNVEGDPTDRMREEVVKKIIERAEFSFESVIVDCAPVIPVSDPVIVASAVDGVVVVIRAGKTQKEVVQRACDIIVKADANVIGLILNNVHGALPYHYDYRYYGHYYAKR; encoded by the coding sequence ATGGCGAAAGACAAACGACAGTCAATCCTGGATCACTACAAATTCGACTCGGTTGTCGGCACGGAATTGCGCCGGCTCTTGCACAACGTCACGCGCCCGATCAAGGGGTCGGCGCCGCACTCGATCCTGGTGACCTCCGCCGTCAGCGGCGAAGGCAAATCGACCATCGCGTCGATGCTGGCGATTACCTCCGCCCAGCACAAGAAACGCAAGACTTTGCTCATCGACTCCGACCTGCGCCGGCCGATTATTCATCGCATGTTCGGTCTCGAAAATTCGATCGGCTTTGCCGACCTCATGGCGGAAAAGGTCGAATTTGAAGCCACCCTCAAATCGACGCCGCTCGAGCATCTGTGGATTCTCCCGGCTGGCAACGTCGAAGGCGATCCCACCGACCGCATGCGCGAAGAGGTCGTCAAGAAGATCATCGAGCGTGCCGAGTTCAGTTTCGAGAGCGTCATCGTTGACTGCGCGCCCGTGATTCCAGTTTCCGATCCGGTGATTGTCGCCTCCGCCGTCGACGGCGTCGTTGTCGTCATTCGCGCCGGCAAGACCCAAAAGGAAGTTGTCCAGCGCGCCTGTGATATCATCGTCAAGGCGGACGCCAACGTCATCGGCCTGATCCTTAACAATGTCCACGGCGCACTCCCCTACCACTACGACTACCGGTACTACGGCCACTATTACGCCAAGCGCTGA
- a CDS encoding O-antigen ligase family protein: MVTAYRLAILGLALLSIIMGLVLVRMPDKVQYAMVAAIPALLAGAYALINPFAGVWMFMLMDYLRPYTFIPALRPLRLGILTVAVTLFSWIVHQAINKEKVRWHPTATWFLVFLLVIAMGVLTAANNFRAYMVLEGMLTTFVMFLLVVNIVKTTQQLKLVVWLVLLIHLYYAIKGIYNFAFVGISYAGLVTSGSVGSSFISDENDFALALNAMIPFAFFLFMREKSKFKKFFLLGTMLALVLGVVASQSRGGVIGLAVVTLFCMIKSKQKLISMVIVGMLCLSVIVFAPSSYWSEVKSITRTDEGTANSRINYWKAAVRMYLDYPIIGVGAGNGPVRMPEYVTGFSDPNTQWGRTFHGNFPLIIAELGSLGLIAYVAMLILSFRALIKIQRQYSGDHKSLEWSIASAIAVGMLGWLTSATFLSVTFYPHLWTLHALTVVLYLCSKPQARASAPAPTPGLPSAGA, encoded by the coding sequence TTGGTTACCGCCTATCGGCTGGCAATTCTGGGATTGGCGCTGTTGTCGATCATCATGGGCCTGGTACTGGTGCGGATGCCGGACAAGGTTCAGTACGCGATGGTGGCGGCGATTCCGGCTCTATTGGCGGGGGCGTACGCGCTGATCAATCCCTTTGCCGGGGTCTGGATGTTCATGCTGATGGACTATCTGCGACCCTACACGTTTATCCCGGCGCTGCGGCCGTTGCGACTGGGGATTCTGACCGTGGCGGTGACCTTGTTTTCGTGGATCGTGCATCAGGCAATCAACAAGGAGAAAGTGCGGTGGCATCCGACCGCAACCTGGTTCTTGGTGTTCCTGCTGGTGATAGCAATGGGGGTCTTGACGGCGGCCAATAACTTCCGGGCCTACATGGTGCTTGAAGGCATGTTGACGACGTTCGTTATGTTCCTGTTGGTTGTCAACATCGTCAAGACAACGCAGCAGTTGAAACTGGTCGTCTGGCTCGTGCTGCTGATTCACTTGTATTACGCAATCAAGGGCATCTACAACTTTGCCTTCGTGGGCATTTCGTATGCCGGGCTCGTGACGAGCGGATCGGTAGGTTCGAGTTTCATTTCTGACGAGAACGACTTCGCGCTTGCGTTGAACGCGATGATCCCATTCGCATTTTTCCTGTTCATGCGAGAAAAGAGCAAATTCAAGAAGTTCTTCCTGCTGGGGACGATGCTGGCGCTGGTGCTGGGGGTGGTCGCCAGCCAGTCGCGCGGCGGCGTGATCGGTCTGGCGGTCGTGACGCTGTTCTGCATGATCAAGTCGAAGCAGAAGCTGATCAGCATGGTGATTGTCGGAATGCTGTGCCTATCGGTAATCGTGTTTGCGCCGAGCAGTTACTGGAGCGAGGTGAAGTCGATTACGCGGACCGACGAGGGCACGGCGAATTCCCGCATCAACTACTGGAAAGCGGCGGTGCGGATGTACCTGGACTATCCGATCATCGGCGTCGGCGCCGGTAACGGGCCGGTCCGAATGCCGGAATACGTCACCGGCTTCTCCGATCCCAATACCCAATGGGGGCGAACTTTTCACGGCAACTTCCCGCTGATCATCGCCGAGTTGGGCTCGCTCGGATTGATCGCCTATGTGGCGATGCTGATTCTGTCGTTTCGGGCGCTGATCAAGATTCAGAGGCAATACAGCGGCGATCACAAGTCGCTCGAATGGTCGATCGCGAGCGCCATTGCCGTCGGCATGCTCGGCTGGCTGACTTCAGCCACCTTCCTCTCCGTGACATTTTATCCCCATCTCTGGACATTGCACGCGCTGACCGTCGTGCTCTATCTCTGCTCCAAGCCGCAGGCGCGGGCGAGCGCACCAGCGCCAACGCCGGGATTGCCGAGCGCCGGCGCTTGA